The Candidatus Aminicenantes bacterium genome includes a region encoding these proteins:
- a CDS encoding ribose-phosphate pyrophosphokinase, which produces MKSKNNFLVFSGSANPGLAQSIVSHLGCELADCTLTTFSDGEIRFQSHENVRGADVFIIQSLSGDINFHIMELLLMADALKRASAKRITAVISYYAYARQDRKDRPRVPISARLLAELLETAGFSRILTIDLHANQIQGFFNVPVDNLMALPIFVSYLREEADLNLKNLVIVSPDAGGVERARLFARPLHARLAIGDKRRSGPNVAEVMHIIGEVDGCDAIVVDDIVDTAGTMTQTIRAIRENGARRVFAACTHGIFSGKALQRLTDSPLEKIFVTDTIAQEANLRANNKIQVLSVAQLFADAIASIRDETSVSKLFLI; this is translated from the coding sequence ATGAAGAGCAAAAACAACTTTTTGGTTTTTTCGGGATCCGCGAATCCCGGCCTGGCGCAGAGCATCGTCTCCCATTTGGGTTGCGAACTGGCGGATTGCACCCTCACCACTTTCTCTGACGGTGAGATCCGTTTTCAGAGCCATGAAAACGTGCGTGGCGCCGATGTGTTTATCATCCAGTCCCTGTCCGGGGATATCAATTTTCACATCATGGAATTGCTGCTCATGGCGGATGCCCTGAAACGCGCTTCCGCCAAACGCATCACTGCGGTCATCTCCTACTACGCGTATGCCCGCCAGGACCGTAAGGACCGGCCCCGTGTACCCATTTCCGCGCGTTTACTGGCGGAATTGCTTGAAACCGCGGGATTTTCGCGGATATTGACCATTGACCTGCACGCCAACCAGATCCAGGGATTTTTCAATGTGCCGGTGGACAACCTGATGGCCTTGCCCATTTTCGTGTCTTACCTGCGTGAAGAAGCGGATCTGAATTTGAAAAACCTGGTCATTGTGTCACCGGATGCGGGCGGTGTCGAACGGGCGCGCCTGTTTGCCCGGCCCCTGCACGCGCGCCTGGCCATTGGAGACAAGCGGCGCTCCGGTCCCAACGTGGCCGAAGTGATGCACATTATCGGTGAAGTCGACGGTTGCGACGCCATTGTGGTGGATGACATCGTGGATACGGCCGGCACCATGACCCAGACCATTCGGGCCATTAGGGAAAACGGCGCCCGCCGCGTATTCGCCGCCTGCACCCACGGAATCTTTTCCGGAAAAGCCTTGCAACGGCTGACCGACTCCCCCCTGGAAAAGATCTTTGTGACCGATACCATTGCCCAGGAAGCCAATCTGCGTGCCAATAACAAGATCCAGGTTCTTTCCGTGGCGCAACTGTTTGCGGATGCCATAGCCAGCATCCGTGATGAGACATCGGTATCCAAGTTGTTTTTGATATAG
- a CDS encoding 50S ribosomal protein L25, giving the protein MQDIIAIKAEPRERLGKGIAKKLRHSGRVPAIIYGGKEESIPISISREDLKSILKSDKGINSLLRIERESIVVDAMLKEVQYDYLQETPIHVDLIRIDLNKPVVISVPIAIVGEAIGIKEEDGIFDFVTRTLELRCLPNRIPREITVDVSELHAGSSIKVEDLQFSEDVEMLADPRSVICAVTAKTAEEEVVVEEEELVEGEEAAPDEGEPESESE; this is encoded by the coding sequence ATGCAAGACATTATTGCCATCAAGGCGGAGCCCCGCGAACGATTGGGGAAGGGTATTGCCAAAAAACTGCGCCATAGCGGCCGCGTTCCCGCGATCATATACGGCGGAAAAGAGGAATCGATCCCGATTTCCATCAGCCGGGAAGATCTCAAATCCATCCTGAAATCCGACAAAGGCATCAACTCCTTGCTTCGTATTGAGCGGGAATCCATTGTTGTGGACGCCATGCTCAAGGAGGTCCAGTACGATTACCTGCAGGAGACGCCGATTCATGTGGATCTGATCCGTATCGACCTAAACAAACCCGTGGTGATCAGCGTTCCTATCGCCATTGTCGGCGAAGCCATCGGCATCAAGGAAGAGGACGGCATATTTGATTTCGTGACCCGCACCCTGGAACTGCGTTGCCTGCCGAACCGGATCCCCCGCGAGATCACCGTTGATGTGTCCGAACTGCACGCGGGAAGCTCCATTAAAGTGGAGGACCTGCAATTCAGTGAAGACGTCGAAATGCTGGCCGACCCGCGTTCCGTGATCTGCGCCGTAACCGCCAAAACCGCTGAAGAAGAGGTCGTGGTAGAGGAAGAAGAACTCGTGGAGGGCGAAGAAGCCGCGCCCGACGAGGGCGAGCCTGAGTCGGAAAGCGAGTAG
- a CDS encoding aminoacyl-tRNA hydrolase, with amino-acid sequence MTVFVGLGNPDPAYLNSPHNVGFQSVLRLHELLGSDEPLDLGTVVLRRGTHAGQPFVLARPLTWMNDSGRGVECLLRYLEADVSDLVVITDDIDLPLSEIRIRAEGGAGTHRGMRSLVQTLERKDFARIRIGIYPDDSAPVDLAAYVLAPLQGDARKKLEKGVERAVSAARELLESRNIQAVMNRFNRRSRRESNPGPNTLFAPPDGGGCRSLTGTGAAHAASIQKEDECNDRMKSGSS; translated from the coding sequence ATCACTGTCTTTGTGGGCCTGGGCAATCCCGACCCGGCATACCTCAATTCACCGCACAATGTCGGTTTTCAATCCGTTCTGCGTTTGCACGAATTGCTTGGCAGCGACGAACCGCTCGATCTGGGAACCGTGGTTCTGCGGCGGGGAACACATGCAGGGCAGCCCTTTGTACTTGCCCGGCCACTCACCTGGATGAACGATTCCGGGCGCGGGGTGGAATGTCTGTTGCGCTACCTGGAGGCGGACGTGTCTGATTTGGTGGTCATCACCGATGATATCGACCTGCCATTGAGTGAAATCCGTATTCGCGCCGAAGGCGGTGCGGGTACGCATCGCGGCATGCGATCTCTGGTGCAAACCCTGGAGCGAAAGGATTTTGCCCGGATCCGTATCGGTATTTATCCCGATGATTCTGCGCCGGTGGACCTGGCCGCCTACGTGTTGGCCCCTTTGCAGGGAGACGCTCGGAAGAAACTGGAAAAAGGCGTGGAACGGGCCGTTTCCGCCGCGCGGGAACTGCTCGAAAGCCGGAACATCCAGGCTGTGATGAATCGCTTCAACCGCCGAAGTCGCCGGGAATCAAACCCCGGTCCGAATACACTCTTTGCTCCCCCGGATGGGGGGGGCTGCCGGTCCCTCACCGGGACCGGAGCGGCGCATGCCGCCTCAATCCAAAAGGAGGATGAATGCAACGATCGTATGAAATCGGGTTCATCGTAA
- the rpsF gene encoding 30S ribosomal protein S6, whose product MQRSYEIGFIVNPDATEEEVKKINDLVVSLVEKNEGKVDKVDEWGRRPLAYPIEDHAEGIYTFVNATMDGGNVAELEKRIKLSEKVMRYIIMRLDDRLRKSNRLVKKWKRNDERRSREPNRDQDGDDRRREPRSRDQQEDSDGK is encoded by the coding sequence ATGCAACGATCGTATGAAATCGGGTTCATCGTAAATCCCGATGCAACCGAAGAGGAAGTCAAGAAGATCAATGACCTTGTGGTTTCCCTTGTGGAAAAGAACGAAGGCAAGGTGGACAAAGTAGACGAGTGGGGCAGGCGCCCGCTCGCTTATCCCATCGAGGATCATGCGGAAGGGATCTACACTTTTGTCAACGCCACCATGGACGGCGGCAATGTTGCGGAACTGGAAAAACGCATCAAGTTAAGCGAAAAGGTGATGCGCTACATTATCATGCGTTTGGATGATCGTTTGCGCAAAAGCAATCGCTTGGTAAAGAAGTGGAAGCGCAATGATGAACGCCGCTCCCGCGAACCGAACCGGGACCAGGATGGTGATGATCGCAGGCGTGAACCCCGGAGCAGGG